One Candidatus Babeliales bacterium DNA segment encodes these proteins:
- a CDS encoding spore surface glycoprotein BclB — protein sequence MKQKVILPFLLSMIMPLQTVATDNSEKETCINTLKTIFADSNIHIDEQVQNSLLELYRELPAHDWSLLLKILADITHKNQTNGNTDTLKKLYQSIHNCYNNPNFKGATGATGVTGITGPKGATGIKGVTGPTGATGALMLQVTLQAQVLPGTPGDVGATGPTGATGTTGVTGVTGATGATGATGEAGPIGETGLTGDVGATGPTGATGTTGATGITGSTGATGATGPIGPIGETGLTGDVGATGPTGATGATGATGITGSTGVTGVTGITGSIGETGLTGDVGATGPTGATGTTGITGTTGVTGVTGLTGITGLTGITGATGAMGETGLTGDIGATGPTGATGATGVTGVTGATGATGEPGEMGPIGETGLTGDVGATGPTGATGITGATGVTGTTGATGITGQMGPIGETGLTGDIGATGPTGATGATGATGITGATGATGEAGPIGETGLTGDVGATGPTGATGTTGATGITGSTGATGATGPIGPIGETGLTGDIGATGATGATGVTGLTGITGATGATGVTGTTGAIGTTGTTGITGATGATGVTGITGATGLTGPIGETGLTGDVGATGPTGATGATGATGVTGITGSTGTTGATGTSGSVIASDYFSAYDTTTTQTTSSNNTFKDLTFNTNASSNSSSAWSHTAGAAEFTCAQTGTYFIGYNVYLEITIGLSLNVGAVRAVINGSEVSASKAVEAMQSLAVAQPFSNQFIINVTAGDVLKIQFAGTNQAQILHATNFDANSGPAISAAITIQRLK from the coding sequence TTGAAGCAAAAAGTAATTCTGCCATTTTTACTGTCTATGATAATGCCACTACAAACCGTAGCTACGGATAATTCTGAAAAAGAGACCTGTATAAATACCCTTAAGACAATATTCGCTGATTCTAATATTCACATCGATGAACAGGTACAAAACAGCTTGTTAGAGCTATACCGTGAACTACCTGCTCATGATTGGTCTTTGTTGCTAAAGATATTAGCGGACATAACACATAAAAACCAAACAAACGGGAACACTGATACGTTAAAAAAATTATACCAATCAATCCATAACTGTTATAACAATCCTAATTTCAAAGGAGCAACCGGGGCAACAGGTGTCACTGGTATAACCGGCCCAAAGGGTGCCACGGGCATAAAAGGCGTAACAGGACCAACTGGCGCGACAGGGGCTCTGATGTTACAGGTGACATTACAAGCGCAGGTGTTGCCGGGCACTCCAGGTGACGTCGGGGCCACTGGACCTACGGGAGCCACCGGTACAACAGGTGTCACTGGAGTAACTGGCGCTACTGGGGCCACCGGTGCTACTGGCGAAGCTGGACCTATCGGTGAGACCGGATTAACTGGTGATGTCGGAGCTACTGGTCCTACAGGAGCAACCGGTACAACAGGCGCTACTGGCATAACTGGATCTACTGGGGCCACAGGCGCAACTGGACCAATCGGGCCTATTGGCGAAACCGGACTAACCGGCGACGTTGGAGCCACTGGACCTACGGGAGCTACCGGTGCAACGGGTGCTACTGGTATAACTGGATCCACTGGAGTTACTGGAGTGACCGGTATAACCGGATCTATTGGCGAAACCGGACTAACCGGCGACGTTGGAGCCACTGGACCTACGGGAGCAACCGGCACAACGGGTATTACAGGTACAACAGGTGTCACTGGAGTAACTGGTCTCACTGGGATAACTGGTCTCACTGGGATAACTGGTGCTACTGGAGCAATGGGTGAGACCGGATTAACCGGTGACATTGGAGCTACTGGTCCTACGGGAGCAACTGGTGCAACGGGTGTCACGGGAGTAACTGGCGCTACTGGGGCCACAGGTGAACCCGGAGAAATGGGGCCTATTGGTGAGACTGGATTAACGGGTGACGTTGGAGCCACCGGACCCACGGGAGCAACTGGTATAACTGGCGCTACTGGAGTAACGGGCACTACTGGGGCGACCGGGATAACTGGACAAATGGGACCTATTGGCGAGACAGGTTTGACTGGCGACATTGGAGCCACTGGGCCTACGGGAGCTACCGGGGCAACAGGTGCCACTGGTATCACTGGCGCAACCGGGGCCACAGGCGAAGCTGGGCCTATCGGTGAAACCGGATTAACTGGCGACGTTGGAGCGACTGGGCCTACGGGAGCCACCGGTACAACAGGCGCTACTGGCATAACTGGATCTACTGGGGCCACAGGCGCAACTGGACCAATCGGGCCAATCGGAGAAACAGGATTAACTGGCGATATTGGAGCTACCGGGGCAACAGGTGCCACTGGAGTAACTGGTCTCACTGGGATAACTGGCGCTACTGGCGCAACTGGTGTTACTGGAACCACGGGGGCGATCGGGACAACCGGTACTACCGGCATTACAGGAGCAACTGGTGCCACGGGTGTCACTGGGATAACTGGGGCAACTGGACTAACCGGGCCAATTGGAGAAACAGGATTAACTGGCGATGTTGGAGCTACTGGTCCTACGGGAGCTACCGGGGCAACAGGTGCCACTGGAGTGACTGGTATAACCGGATCTACTGGAACCACTGGTGCCACGGGAACAAGCGGCTCTGTTATAGCAAGTGATTATTTTTCAGCTTATGATACAACAACAACCCAAACTACAAGCTCCAATAATACATTTAAAGATCTCACATTTAATACCAATGCATCTTCAAATTCTAGCTCTGCATGGTCTCATACCGCAGGTGCCGCTGAATTCACCTGTGCACAAACTGGAACCTATTTTATTGGATATAACGTATATCTAGAAATAACCATAGGTTTATCTTTAAACGTTGGTGCAGTCCGAGCCGTGATTAATGGTTCTGAAGTTTCTGCTAGCAAAGCGGTAGAAGCTATGCAATCTCTTGCAGTCGCACAACCATTTTCTAATCAATTCATTATTAACGTAACTGCAGGGGATGTTTTAAAAATTCAATTTGCTGGGACCAATCAAGCACAAATATTACATGCTACTAATTTCGACGCAAATAGTGGGCCAGCAATTAGTGCAGCAATTACAATTCAACGATTAAAATAA
- a CDS encoding glycosyltransferase has product MKRCKTLIAAIWVLISWWDIYGLHHIPYASFDISMGASADQKSPQKYEGRYQFLNAFKWLYARNNFTRVVPQARIKIPKIIHHIWLGSQFPTAYETYYRSWKEHHPEWCSVFWTDNPINFSKGERVVGSFDELSALLGTEQSVKRLVVDVRTVSFTNRIYFDQATNYGEKSDILRYEILYNVGGLYVDTDFESLQPCDLLHHMYDLYVGIQPLDTGYGQLGIGLVGAIVGHPLMKLAIENIKNSCAEKQIICRTGPFYFTRLFCHYMKNGLTIDVALPASYFYPMGYDQQRLSSDIWQKKESFAVHHWAGSWLPTHATIG; this is encoded by the coding sequence ATGAAACGATGTAAGACATTAATTGCTGCTATATGGGTATTAATCAGTTGGTGGGATATATATGGATTGCATCATATACCATATGCTTCCTTTGATATTTCGATGGGTGCAAGTGCAGATCAAAAATCGCCTCAGAAATATGAAGGGCGGTATCAATTTTTAAACGCTTTTAAATGGTTATATGCACGTAATAATTTTACCCGTGTCGTGCCACAAGCACGGATAAAAATTCCTAAAATTATCCATCATATTTGGTTAGGTAGTCAGTTTCCTACCGCCTATGAAACCTATTATCGGAGTTGGAAAGAGCATCATCCAGAATGGTGCTCTGTTTTTTGGACCGATAATCCAATTAATTTTTCTAAGGGTGAGCGCGTGGTGGGTTCGTTTGATGAGCTATCAGCTTTGCTCGGGACAGAACAGAGCGTCAAGCGTCTTGTGGTTGATGTCCGCACTGTATCGTTTACTAATCGCATCTATTTTGATCAAGCAACTAATTATGGCGAGAAATCAGATATCTTACGGTATGAAATTTTGTATAACGTTGGTGGTTTGTATGTTGATACTGATTTTGAGTCGTTGCAACCATGCGATCTGTTGCATCACATGTATGATTTATATGTTGGTATTCAACCATTAGATACTGGATATGGCCAGCTGGGCATTGGGTTGGTGGGTGCTATTGTGGGACACCCACTTATGAAACTGGCGATAGAAAACATTAAAAATAGTTGCGCAGAAAAACAGATTATTTGTAGAACTGGACCCTTTTATTTCACTCGTTTATTTTGTCACTACATGAAAAACGGATTGACTATTGATGTTGCATTACCTGCTTCTTATTTTTATCCAATGGGGTATGATCAGCAAAGATTGTCATCAGATATTTGGCAAAAAAAAGAGTCATTTGCAGTGCATCATTGGGCGGGTAGCTGGCTGCCAACTCATGCAACAATAGGATAG
- a CDS encoding glycosyltransferase family A protein yields the protein MYYGMIFLLFVFNTVLAQSDYVEKELVVVITSYNNKDWYKRNLDSVYCQKYKNYEVIYVDDCSTDGTGDLVEQYSIESGQSHRTTIIRSGMRQGALAHIYRAVHSCDDHKIILQTDGDDWFVHDQVFTRINQEYQNPNVWMTYGQFRYYPSGAIGWSQDYPRHCIKFNLYRKHSWVACQIRTFYAGLFKKIRYEDCLYKGEFFRMACDKVFMYPMLEMSGGRFKFISDVLYEYNRMNAINNDKVDKAYQVMLAEFIKWMPPYAPLGISEVTWI from the coding sequence GTGTATTACGGTATGATATTTTTGCTATTCGTTTTTAATACAGTTTTAGCGCAATCTGACTACGTAGAAAAAGAGTTAGTCGTTGTTATAACGTCGTATAATAACAAAGATTGGTATAAACGGAATCTTGACTCTGTATATTGTCAAAAATATAAAAATTATGAAGTTATTTACGTAGATGATTGCTCGACTGATGGTACAGGAGATTTGGTTGAGCAATATAGTATAGAATCTGGTCAATCGCATCGCACAACGATCATAAGAAGCGGTATGCGACAGGGGGCGTTAGCTCATATATATAGAGCAGTCCATAGTTGTGATGATCATAAAATTATTTTACAAACCGATGGAGATGATTGGTTTGTACATGATCAGGTTTTTACACGTATTAATCAGGAATATCAAAATCCAAACGTATGGATGACGTATGGTCAGTTTCGTTATTATCCATCAGGGGCTATAGGATGGAGCCAAGATTATCCGAGACATTGTATCAAGTTCAATTTGTATAGAAAGCATTCGTGGGTTGCTTGTCAAATTAGAACGTTTTATGCCGGATTATTTAAAAAGATTAGGTATGAGGATTGTTTATATAAAGGTGAGTTTTTCAGGATGGCCTGCGATAAGGTATTTATGTATCCTATGCTTGAAATGTCCGGAGGTCGCTTTAAGTTTATTTCTGACGTGTTGTATGAGTATAACAGAATGAATGCAATCAATAATGATAAAGTAGATAAGGCATATCAGGTAATGTTAGCAGAGTTTATTAAATGGATGCCGCCATATGCACCGTTGGGTATTTCTGAAGTGACGTGGATCTAA
- a CDS encoding glycosyltransferase family 2 protein, whose protein sequence is MKLKKYLLLFVFQFCFIYADPLLVVVLMVKNEATVIVDTLEPFVKGGVKDYIIFDTGSCDGTQEIVKEFFKEHGITNGHVVEEPFINFAESRNHALDAAQTIFPDATFMVMPDAEWYIHNAAGLLQFCEEHKNDFHNSYTITAASTTQAFGVTRLIRCRRNIRFVGAVHETLNQLTFVTLPQDVYFEWAPRAIGMEKSAQRWHRDRDLLLKEHEKDPSNDRTLFYLGQTYDCLGDWENAYTFYKKRAAIQGWDQENFIIQLRMGNVARQLALQESPDALCPLAVQHYLKAYSMRPQRAESLVALAQYYLGKHEMYLAFLFASRAVQVPYPVNDVLFIEKYQYDFVRYDILGICAWYVGEYEIGEWAVRKALEVQPAAWHLNFNLKLYVERKSAIKT, encoded by the coding sequence ATGAAGCTAAAAAAATATTTATTGTTGTTTGTTTTTCAATTTTGTTTTATATATGCCGATCCACTTTTGGTGGTTGTGCTGATGGTAAAAAATGAAGCGACGGTAATAGTCGATACGTTAGAGCCGTTTGTTAAGGGTGGCGTGAAAGATTATATTATTTTCGATACAGGGTCTTGTGATGGTACGCAGGAAATTGTTAAAGAGTTTTTTAAGGAGCATGGCATAACAAATGGGCATGTTGTAGAAGAGCCATTTATTAATTTTGCTGAATCACGGAATCATGCACTTGATGCCGCACAAACTATATTCCCTGATGCTACCTTTATGGTAATGCCTGATGCTGAATGGTATATCCATAATGCGGCAGGTCTTTTGCAGTTTTGCGAGGAGCATAAAAATGATTTTCATAATTCCTATACCATTACAGCAGCCAGCACCACACAGGCTTTTGGTGTTACAAGATTAATTCGCTGTCGTAGAAATATTCGGTTTGTTGGGGCTGTTCACGAAACACTTAATCAGCTGACGTTCGTTACATTACCACAGGATGTGTATTTTGAATGGGCACCAAGGGCCATAGGAATGGAAAAATCTGCGCAACGTTGGCATCGAGATCGTGACTTATTATTAAAAGAACATGAAAAAGATCCGAGTAATGATCGTACTCTTTTTTATCTTGGCCAAACATATGATTGCCTGGGTGACTGGGAAAATGCGTATACATTTTATAAAAAGCGCGCTGCCATACAGGGATGGGATCAAGAAAATTTTATAATACAGCTTCGTATGGGAAATGTTGCACGACAGCTTGCCTTGCAAGAGTCTCCTGACGCATTGTGTCCTCTTGCTGTTCAGCATTATCTTAAAGCGTACTCTATGCGTCCGCAAAGAGCAGAGTCGTTGGTGGCATTGGCGCAATATTATTTGGGTAAACATGAGATGTATCTTGCCTTTCTGTTTGCTTCACGTGCCGTGCAAGTTCCATATCCGGTGAATGATGTTTTATTTATAGAAAAATACCAGTACGACTTTGTGAGATATGATATTTTGGGTATATGTGCATGGTATGTGGGGGAATATGAAATTGGTGAATGGGCAGTACGAAAAGCGCTTGAAGTGCAGCCAGCTGCATGGCATTTGAATTTTAATTTAAAATTGTATGTAGAGCGAAAATCAGCGATAAAAACATAA
- a CDS encoding glycosyltransferase: MLQKRIMRIACIVLVMVRPLCADTNKVQAKLWSILICTLEERKKSFDTLRAKVQRQIEVNQLNDQVEILFFRDNRERSIGYKRNFLLQQSKAEYVSFLDDDDDVHGRYVPMIYEKLQQKPDCVSLVGIMTTHGKNPEIFKHSIAYNNKYCTEDGVHFRPPNHLNPIKRDIAAQFSFPEANYGEDYSWAHLLAESALLKTEAVIEEPYYFYLYDGKYHGSSDHCKKPRVSIITSVYKGDEFIEGFLADIVRQTIFKECELIIINANSPGNEEPIIKQYCEQYPNIIYERLEADPGLYAVWNYGIKKARADLVTNANIDDRRNPESIEMHARALEEDGTIDLVYSDFYNTYKPNETFENNTHAYLIQPGEFTAKGMNLCVCGPFPMWRTLLHDRYGFFDEQYVSAGDYEYWNRLAAAGVYFKHVPGISGLYFENPTGLSTDQDARKVAQRNYENNLVVQKYRHLWDC; the protein is encoded by the coding sequence ATGTTACAGAAACGGATAATGCGAATCGCATGTATAGTATTAGTTATGGTTCGGCCGTTATGCGCTGACACCAATAAAGTACAGGCTAAATTATGGAGTATTTTGATTTGCACGCTTGAGGAGCGTAAAAAAAGTTTTGACACATTACGTGCTAAAGTGCAACGGCAAATAGAGGTGAATCAGTTAAACGACCAGGTTGAAATTCTGTTTTTTAGAGATAACCGTGAGCGTTCCATTGGGTATAAACGTAATTTCTTACTCCAACAAAGTAAGGCGGAGTATGTTAGTTTTTTAGATGATGATGACGATGTGCATGGTCGTTATGTGCCTATGATTTACGAAAAATTACAACAAAAACCTGATTGCGTGAGTCTTGTGGGGATTATGACAACCCACGGAAAAAATCCAGAAATTTTTAAACATTCGATTGCGTATAATAATAAATATTGCACAGAAGATGGAGTTCACTTCCGCCCTCCGAACCACTTAAATCCTATCAAGCGAGATATAGCTGCTCAGTTTTCATTTCCAGAGGCTAATTATGGAGAAGATTATTCGTGGGCTCATTTGCTAGCGGAGTCAGCTTTGTTAAAAACTGAAGCGGTTATTGAAGAGCCATATTATTTTTATCTCTATGATGGAAAATATCATGGCAGCTCGGATCACTGCAAAAAGCCACGCGTTTCGATTATCACATCGGTCTATAAAGGGGATGAATTTATAGAAGGATTCTTAGCTGATATTGTTAGGCAAACTATCTTTAAAGAGTGCGAACTAATCATAATTAATGCAAATTCTCCGGGAAATGAAGAGCCAATCATAAAGCAGTATTGTGAGCAATATCCTAATATTATCTATGAACGGCTTGAAGCTGATCCTGGTTTGTACGCAGTATGGAATTATGGCATTAAAAAGGCTCGTGCTGATTTGGTTACCAATGCAAATATTGACGATCGCCGTAATCCAGAATCGATTGAAATGCATGCACGCGCTTTAGAAGAAGATGGCACCATCGATTTGGTGTATTCAGATTTTTATAATACGTATAAACCAAACGAAACTTTTGAAAATAATACCCATGCCTATCTCATACAGCCAGGTGAGTTTACAGCAAAGGGGATGAATCTCTGTGTATGTGGCCCTTTTCCTATGTGGCGTACATTATTACATGATAGGTATGGATTTTTTGATGAGCAGTATGTTTCTGCAGGCGATTATGAATATTGGAATCGTCTTGCTGCCGCGGGGGTGTATTTTAAGCATGTGCCAGGGATAAGTGGATTATATTTTGAAAATCCAACAGGTCTTTCTACAGATCAGGATGCTAGAAAGGTTGCCCAACGTAATTATGAAAATAATCTTGTTGTTCAAAAATATCGGCATCTATGGGATTGCTAA
- a CDS encoding glycosyltransferase family A protein — MVYMRLLAQLSMFSIFLFVSAEQKPFAIVIPSYNNAQWYEKNLESIFQQQYDNYRVIYIDDCSSDGTYELVKHYVIKCGYQDHVTLIKNEQRCGALANHYRAAHLCADYEIIVNLDGDDWFTHNNVLARINQEYQNTNVWMTYGQYSMDPPDKPGRSKPMPPAVVKYNGYREYEWITSAVRTFYAGLFKRIQLKDLLYEGQFYETACDLAFMFPMLEMSAGRIAFIPDILYIYNCHTPENDFKKRWLLQLHLDHVIRAQRKYSPLYCVPYAPKQELKEQKARLLIFSDNNSHGLDALLDSVARYLQGVADIVVLYRTNQGALYESIKQRWADVQCIPVIDLKAQMMELVSDPAYSHIIFAKDTMSVIGPIDAVASIQVMEQTQAHGVYYGLGQDVAQQPYLQKEQQIPSLIAIDSGFVAWQFSVAEYAWRKPYATAALYRAIDVMRVIAPLRFRSISELEAIWNGGMFNLNQVGICYELSKVKEE; from the coding sequence ATGGTTTATATGCGTTTGTTGGCGCAATTATCTATGTTTTCTATTTTTTTATTTGTTTCTGCGGAGCAAAAGCCATTTGCGATAGTTATTCCTTCTTATAACAATGCGCAGTGGTATGAAAAAAATTTAGAGTCGATATTTCAGCAACAGTATGATAATTATCGAGTGATTTATATAGATGATTGTTCATCTGACGGCACGTATGAGTTGGTGAAACATTATGTAATAAAATGTGGGTATCAAGATCACGTTACACTTATTAAAAACGAACAACGATGCGGTGCTCTTGCAAACCATTATCGCGCAGCGCATTTGTGTGCCGATTATGAAATTATAGTTAATTTGGATGGAGATGATTGGTTTACGCATAATAATGTCCTTGCACGTATCAATCAAGAATACCAAAATACAAATGTTTGGATGACGTACGGCCAATATAGTATGGATCCGCCGGATAAACCGGGGCGTAGTAAACCTATGCCACCTGCAGTGGTGAAATATAATGGGTATCGAGAATATGAGTGGATCACCTCTGCGGTACGTACATTTTATGCGGGATTATTTAAACGTATACAACTTAAAGATTTACTATATGAAGGACAGTTTTATGAAACAGCATGTGATTTAGCTTTTATGTTTCCCATGCTTGAGATGTCAGCAGGTCGTATCGCATTTATTCCTGATATTTTGTATATCTATAATTGTCATACTCCAGAAAATGATTTTAAAAAACGGTGGTTGTTGCAGCTGCATCTTGATCATGTGATTCGCGCGCAGCGTAAATACAGTCCTTTGTATTGTGTCCCTTATGCACCAAAGCAAGAGTTGAAAGAGCAAAAAGCTCGACTACTTATTTTTTCTGATAACAATTCTCATGGGCTTGATGCGTTGCTTGATTCTGTTGCGCGATATCTGCAGGGGGTTGCTGATATTGTTGTGTTGTATAGGACAAATCAGGGTGCTTTATATGAATCGATAAAACAGCGATGGGCGGATGTGCAGTGTATACCAGTGATTGATTTAAAAGCTCAGATGATGGAGTTGGTTTCTGATCCTGCGTATTCTCATATTATTTTTGCAAAAGATACGATGTCTGTTATTGGACCTATTGATGCTGTTGCATCTATTCAGGTTATGGAGCAAACGCAAGCCCATGGTGTTTATTATGGATTGGGCCAGGACGTTGCGCAGCAACCATATTTGCAAAAGGAGCAACAAATTCCATCATTAATTGCCATAGATTCTGGTTTTGTTGCATGGCAATTTTCTGTTGCAGAGTATGCATGGCGAAAGCCGTATGCAACTGCTGCTTTGTATCGTGCGATAGATGTTATGCGTGTCATTGCGCCCTTACGATTTAGGTCAATAAGCGAGCTTGAAGCGATTTGGAATGGTGGCATGTTTAATTTAAATCAGGTTGGTATTTGTTATGAATTGTCGAAAGTCAAAGAGGAGTGA
- a CDS encoding ankyrin repeat domain-containing protein: MKLFIKKSLLIGIMINLNIGLNLYAADPSEQKAKKRLDILTRQLQSAPVPISNVKPEDVAATQTFLEESGYCEDIRNMWIEELIEHRDLIKKMLENEILYEPTHFVFYHAQNQDNYGFAQFLRNLYNYEHPKDPLHSDFEFLRFWQDGSKYSNVNDYLDSFGIPNPFVPKKGNLNDYNERIQAVLLSVNPTIFGNFNSAAIGECTYDYFLQNRSIQNATRKSLERIFKKNQFKSSFIDDLLNINKQFQSKTGNIIQIFIPKNLVNSCTYFAKPWGVPRGAPFVDAQGNPIANNDYDAKRKRYIKTNTILEIVQNKTGIIEYSASIQLRLFFSKTGPLLNPNMGAKVFYFTTLSEEQLQNYKEQIRNVSEKIFAQRPTSASQIKKIFPGSGVESRSLTTQESSTVEQSMKNLTTPNNLLQAVRVPNAIEIVTKMLKNGANINMYNRRGETPLMHAAQYGNVGIVSFLLQHGANIKAIETDDKNVLFYAINNKDLNVLQFLIDEGVPVDSRDILERTPLILACRNGRLKAAQLLIDNKADVNALDSKKESALMLAVTHEHLDVVQLLLKANVNIYATNDENNTALQIAKIIGNKDIIALLQKAQNKKQTPSKL; encoded by the coding sequence ATGAAGCTATTTATAAAAAAAAGTCTGCTAATAGGTATCATGATTAATTTGAACATAGGACTAAACCTTTATGCAGCAGACCCGTCTGAACAAAAAGCGAAAAAACGACTCGATATCCTTACAAGACAGCTACAAAGCGCCCCTGTGCCTATATCGAATGTCAAACCAGAAGACGTTGCTGCTACTCAAACCTTTCTTGAAGAATCCGGTTATTGTGAAGACATCAGAAATATGTGGATCGAAGAATTGATCGAACATCGTGATTTAATAAAAAAAATGTTAGAAAATGAAATACTATATGAACCTACCCATTTTGTTTTTTATCATGCACAAAACCAAGATAATTATGGCTTTGCACAATTTTTAAGAAATCTATACAACTATGAGCATCCCAAAGACCCATTGCATTCTGATTTTGAATTTCTTCGCTTTTGGCAAGATGGCTCCAAGTATTCAAATGTTAATGATTATTTAGATAGTTTCGGTATTCCTAATCCTTTTGTTCCCAAGAAAGGAAATTTAAATGATTACAATGAACGCATTCAAGCGGTCCTTTTATCGGTAAATCCAACAATATTTGGCAACTTTAACTCAGCTGCTATAGGCGAATGTACATACGATTATTTCTTACAAAATCGTAGCATACAAAATGCTACCAGAAAGAGTTTAGAAAGAATCTTTAAAAAGAATCAATTTAAATCATCGTTTATTGATGACCTTCTTAATATTAATAAACAATTTCAATCTAAAACAGGTAATATTATACAAATCTTTATACCAAAAAACTTAGTCAATAGTTGTACATATTTTGCAAAACCATGGGGCGTCCCTCGAGGTGCACCATTCGTTGATGCACAAGGTAATCCCATCGCCAACAATGATTATGACGCCAAACGCAAACGATATATAAAAACTAATACCATTCTTGAGATAGTCCAAAATAAAACAGGTATCATAGAATATTCAGCGTCTATTCAACTCAGGCTATTTTTCTCAAAAACAGGCCCTTTACTAAACCCTAATATGGGCGCTAAGGTGTTTTATTTCACCACCCTGTCAGAAGAGCAATTACAAAATTATAAAGAACAAATTCGGAATGTTTCAGAAAAAATATTTGCCCAAAGACCCACATCTGCATCTCAAATAAAAAAGATATTCCCTGGATCTGGGGTAGAGTCACGATCGCTCACAACACAAGAATCAAGCACCGTTGAGCAATCAATGAAAAATCTAACTACACCAAACAATTTACTGCAAGCAGTACGCGTACCTAATGCAATTGAAATAGTAACAAAAATGCTAAAAAATGGGGCTAATATAAATATGTACAATCGTAGAGGTGAAACACCATTAATGCATGCCGCCCAATATGGCAATGTAGGTATAGTAAGCTTTCTACTTCAGCATGGCGCTAATATAAAGGCCATTGAGACTGATGACAAGAACGTATTATTTTATGCAATTAACAATAAGGACTTAAATGTTTTACAATTTTTAATAGATGAAGGAGTGCCAGTTGATAGCCGTGATATATTAGAAAGAACACCATTAATACTTGCCTGCCGAAACGGAAGGTTAAAGGCTGCACAACTGTTAATAGACAACAAAGCCGATGTTAATGCCCTGGATTCAAAAAAGGAATCCGCATTAATGTTAGCTGTTACCCATGAACATTTAGACGTTGTACAACTTTTACTGAAAGCGAATGTTAATATTTATGCTACAAATGATGAAAATAACACCGCTCTGCAAATAGCAAAAATAATAGGCAATAAAGACATTATTGCCCTACTACAAAAAGCACAAAACAAAAAACAGACACCAAGCAAATTATAA
- a CDS encoding beta-1,6-N-acetylglucosaminyltransferase: protein MLKIAFLFLTIADVYHQDHWKDFFAGHEDAHSLYAHSKEHLKTGDFLKPYEMTYKIDTTWANTMRAQIELLRVALQDSENTKFIFISESTIPLQNFDTVYARIMSDEKSMFYFVSSPYVGNTWGPRNLQPIPQDKQYKNSQWVVLNRKHAQLMVDDRYYIDIITRYPCDQEHYPSTLLINCGLIDEIIRVSTTYVEWGVKAEKYPYHFTDLRDPSELSMLINAQRLGFLFARKITEKCDLTLLNRYLPYRWEYQT from the coding sequence ATGTTGAAAATAGCATTTCTTTTTTTGACCATTGCGGATGTTTATCATCAAGATCATTGGAAAGATTTTTTTGCAGGGCATGAGGATGCACATTCTCTATATGCTCATTCAAAAGAACATCTTAAAACAGGTGATTTTTTGAAGCCCTATGAGATGACATATAAAATTGATACCACGTGGGCAAATACCATGCGGGCACAGATAGAGCTTTTGCGCGTAGCATTGCAAGATTCTGAAAATACAAAATTTATTTTCATCTCAGAGTCAACGATTCCATTGCAAAATTTTGATACAGTCTATGCTCGAATTATGAGTGATGAGAAAAGCATGTTTTATTTTGTTTCCAGTCCTTATGTGGGTAATACATGGGGGCCTCGTAATTTACAGCCGATACCACAGGATAAGCAATATAAAAATAGCCAATGGGTTGTTCTAAACAGAAAACATGCACAATTAATGGTTGATGACAGATATTATATAGATATTATTACGCGTTATCCTTGCGATCAAGAACATTATCCATCCACTTTGTTAATTAATTGTGGGTTAATTGATGAAATTATTCGGGTGAGTACAACATATGTTGAATGGGGAGTGAAGGCTGAAAAATATCCATATCATTTTACTGATTTGAGAGATCCAAGTGAGCTTTCAATGCTTATTAATGCTCAGCGATTAGGTTTTTTATTTGCTCGTAAGATAACCGAAAAGTGCGATCTTACATTGCTTAATAGATACCTTCCATATCGGTGGGAATACCAAACATAA